In Bacteroidota bacterium, the following are encoded in one genomic region:
- a CDS encoding DUF2520 domain-containing protein: protein MSGKDFRDFKVTIVGAGRLGSTLARRLYDLGNPAFSVISRDAAWLETLAITSHPVSFSTRIDNLHRETTFLVLAVPDDHLKETVSALSQILFFDWQNTMVVHVSGALDASVLAPLKKLGAVTGACHPIQTFPTRDEPGDRFDHIYWGIDAPAAHLRRLKDFVHGLGGSPVVIPASARPMYHLACVMVSNYLVTLSALSGDVLAACGVNREDGRKMMLPLIEGTLRGLEGRSPVQSLTGPIARGDEFTIRQHIDELGNQLPHLVPVYAELALETLRLAVRKETLSPAQVQELNHLLTDALNRHRPDRE from the coding sequence ATGTCAGGAAAGGATTTCCGTGATTTTAAGGTAACCATCGTCGGTGCCGGGCGTCTGGGAAGTACGCTCGCCCGGCGGTTGTATGACCTCGGAAATCCGGCCTTTTCGGTTATTTCCCGCGATGCTGCCTGGCTTGAAACACTGGCTATCACCTCTCACCCGGTCAGTTTTTCAACAAGGATCGATAACCTGCACAGAGAAACAACTTTTCTGGTTCTGGCTGTGCCCGATGATCACCTGAAGGAAACAGTCTCTGCCTTGTCGCAGATTTTATTTTTTGACTGGCAGAATACAATGGTGGTTCATGTGTCGGGAGCGCTGGATGCCAGTGTGCTGGCCCCTCTGAAAAAACTGGGAGCAGTGACCGGGGCCTGCCATCCGATACAGACGTTCCCAACCAGAGATGAACCCGGTGACCGGTTCGATCACATTTATTGGGGGATCGATGCCCCCGCAGCCCACCTGAGACGATTGAAGGATTTTGTGCATGGCCTGGGCGGATCGCCGGTGGTGATTCCCGCCAGTGCCCGTCCCATGTACCATCTGGCTTGTGTCATGGTCAGCAATTACCTGGTCACGCTGTCGGCCCTGTCGGGCGATGTGCTGGCTGCTTGCGGGGTTAATCGTGAAGATGGCCGTAAAATGATGCTTCCGCTCATTGAAGGAACTCTCAGGGGACTCGAAGGCAGGTCTCCGGTGCAATCCCTTACCGGCCCGATTGCCCGGGGTGATGAATTCACCATCCGACAACATATTGACGAATTGGGTAATCAGTTGCCCCATCTGGTGCCGGTTTACGCCGAACTGGCTCTCGAAACCCTTCGTCTGGCCGTCAGGAAAGAAACGCTCTCTCCAGCCCAGGTTCAGGAACTGAACCACCTGCTGACCGATGCACTCAACCGTCACCGTCCGGATCGGGAGTGA
- the amrB gene encoding AmmeMemoRadiSam system protein B has product MKVQSVRKPIASGKLYPADPETLRSGIESILNRTDLPGKETTRLIVVPQGPLEDCADLYARSYAVVRGDKFDTVVLLAYSESEFFNFISVFNGDEYHSPLGSLKIDYQMRDEFADEDDDIFVSDKGHFNQDSFIEMQLPFLQVALQPGFKILPIIIGNQSKELCDELAHAMGEILHQRNCLVVVCGDMISEPDVPDYELEERIAKIRATMLDGSTDFFFTRQWKGHFLGGAHGPFHIAAKVSKTLNYKTLNIYRYFSQVEKWEVGDRQVTYFSMAYSRVPKSVHQEQTA; this is encoded by the coding sequence ATGAAAGTACAATCTGTCCGAAAACCCATCGCCTCCGGAAAACTCTATCCCGCCGACCCGGAAACCCTGCGGTCTGGTATTGAATCCATCCTGAACCGGACTGACCTGCCGGGAAAGGAAACCACCCGTCTGATCGTCGTCCCGCAAGGCCCGCTCGAAGACTGTGCCGATTTATATGCACGATCCTATGCCGTGGTCCGTGGAGACAAGTTCGATACGGTGGTGTTGCTGGCTTATTCCGAATCGGAGTTTTTTAATTTCATTTCCGTTTTTAACGGGGATGAATACCACTCTCCGCTGGGAAGCCTGAAAATTGACTATCAGATGCGGGATGAATTCGCCGATGAAGACGATGACATTTTCGTCAGCGACAAGGGGCATTTCAATCAGGATAGTTTCATTGAAATGCAATTGCCATTCCTTCAGGTGGCTTTGCAGCCCGGATTTAAAATTCTGCCAATTATTATTGGCAATCAGTCTAAAGAATTGTGTGATGAACTGGCCCACGCCATGGGAGAAATCCTGCATCAGCGGAATTGTCTGGTGGTGGTTTGCGGCGATATGATCAGCGAACCCGATGTACCCGACTATGAACTGGAAGAACGGATTGCAAAAATCAGAGCCACCATGCTCGATGGAAGCACCGATTTCTTTTTTACCCGTCAGTGGAAGGGACACTTTCTTGGCGGTGCACACGGACCATTTCACATTGCAGCAAAAGTTTCCAAAACGCTTAATTACAAGACATTGAACATTTACCGGTATTTCTCGCAAGTCGAAAAGTGGGAAGTGGGGGACCGTCAGGTAACTTATTTTTCCATGGCGTACTCCCGTGTGCCTAAGTCTGTCCATCAGGAGCAGACAGCCTGA
- a CDS encoding ATP-binding protein: MSTSLFNRQLQFASDPNNARLVEDCIIDMAESCGLDDDTTNSLMIAVTEATNNAIHHGNKDNPAKQVWVEMDLKADRLTVSVRDEGAGFDPAAIPDPLSEENLLKTSGRGVFLMKNIMKSVDFKFEPRGTTVIMTFQVGFIS, encoded by the coding sequence ATGTCTACATCCCTATTTAACAGGCAACTCCAGTTTGCCTCCGATCCAAACAACGCCCGCCTGGTCGAAGATTGTATCATTGACATGGCCGAGTCCTGCGGGCTGGATGATGACACCACCAACTCACTGATGATTGCAGTGACCGAAGCCACCAACAATGCCATCCATCACGGGAATAAGGACAATCCGGCCAAACAGGTCTGGGTCGAAATGGATCTGAAAGCCGATCGTCTGACCGTTTCTGTCCGTGATGAAGGGGCTGGATTCGATCCGGCTGCCATTCCTGATCCTCTTTCCGAAGAAAACCTGCTTAAAACCTCGGGCCGTGGTGTCTTTCTGATGAAAAACATCATGAAGTCGGTCGATTTTAAATTTGAACCCCGTGGTACCACCGTCATAATGACTTTTCAGGTCGGATTTATCAGCTGA
- a CDS encoding NifU family protein — protein MTVSVTNIEATPNPDALKFIVNQVLIPKGTRSYATRESAANDPLAFALFGHRHVVSVFYMDQFVTVTKNPDASWSMIMGDIKALIEKTDVSGLESVVADTAGPSSGDVLLDKVKDILKVRVLPYLANDGGSLEVLGMEGYQLKIRYQGACGSCPSSSSGTLNAIQAMLRHTVDPKIEVITG, from the coding sequence ATGACTGTTTCTGTTACCAATATTGAAGCCACCCCCAATCCAGATGCCCTGAAATTTATTGTGAATCAGGTGCTGATTCCCAAGGGAACCCGTTCATATGCCACCCGTGAGTCAGCGGCCAATGATCCGCTGGCCTTTGCCCTGTTTGGGCACCGGCATGTGGTATCGGTTTTCTACATGGATCAGTTCGTCACGGTTACCAAAAATCCAGATGCTTCCTGGTCCATGATCATGGGAGATATCAAGGCCCTCATTGAGAAGACTGATGTATCAGGCCTGGAATCGGTTGTTGCCGATACAGCCGGCCCTTCTTCCGGAGATGTTCTTCTCGATAAGGTAAAGGACATTCTGAAGGTTCGTGTTCTGCCTTATCTGGCCAATGACGGTGGCTCGCTCGAAGTGCTTGGCATGGAGGGATATCAGTTGAAAATCCGGTACCAGGGTGCCTGCGGATCCTGCCCGAGTTCCTCTTCAGGAACGCTCAACGCCATTCAGGCCATGTTGCGCCACACGGTCGATCCCAAAATTGAAGTGATCACCGGCTGA